Proteins co-encoded in one Salvia splendens isolate huo1 chromosome 4, SspV2, whole genome shotgun sequence genomic window:
- the LOC121801229 gene encoding histone-lysine N-methyltransferase ASHR2-like, which produces MSHHSNSPIQMVELENRGRALVSTKPLKAGEILLKESPILLYSALPSAAAANYCSHCYRTIASQSTTTLSCPNCSAASQFCSPQCQSAALSTSHTPFVCSALRRLCAADSPLLLQHHHDRLIQARFLIAAYNLAIASPPKFQTLISLQGDALADDASVFLHSVISTICQLPNSGELGVSVELTAALLAKDKLNAFGLMEPFNQGKERSVRAYGLYPTASFFNHDCLPNACRFDYVDSASEFSNTDITIRVIHDLPAGREICLSYFPVNFKYVERQQRLKEDYGFVCDCDRCKVEANWSDDEEEGEGEMNRDVGDDDMDEDGDDEEGDLETTDSGMDKEGEDDSFPHAYFFIRYMCSVDNCGGTLAPVPPVDARPSTVMECNVCGSFSKCED; this is translated from the coding sequence ATGTCTCATCACAGTAATTCCCCGATTCAAATGGTAGAATTGGAAAACAGAGGAAGAGCATTAGTCTCCACCAAGCCGCTCAAGGCCGGAGAAATCCTCCTCAAAGAATCCCCAATTCTCCTCTACTCCGCCCTCCCCTCCGCTGCAGCCGCCAATTACTGCTCCCACTGTTACAGAACAATCGCATCCCAATCCACAACAACCCTCTCCTGCCCTAATTGCTCCGCCGCCTCCCAATTCTGCTCTCCCCAATGCCAATCCGCTGCTCTCTCCACCTCCCACACCCCATTCGTTTGCTCCGCCTTACGCCGTCTCTGCGCCGCCGACTCTCCGCTCCTCCTCCAGCACCACCACGACCGCCTCATCCAAGCTCGGTTCCTCATCGCCGCGTACAATCTAGCAATCGCGTCGCCGCCCAAAtttcaaaccctaatttcacTCCAAGGCGACGCCTTGGCCGACGACGCCTCCGTTTTCCTACATTCCGTGATTTCGACGATTTGCCAGCTGCCGAATTCTGGAGAATTAGGGGTTTCAGTCGAATTGACGGCGGCGCTGCTAGCTAAGGATAAACTCAATGCTTTTGGGCTTATGGAGCCATTCAATCAGGGGAAAGAGAGGTCTGTTAGGGCGTACGGCCTTTACCCAACGGCGTCGTTTTTCAACCATGATTGCCTCCCCAATGCGTGTAGGTTTGATTATGTTGATTCTGCCTCCGAATTCAGCAACACCGATATTACAATTAGGGTGATCCATGATCTCCCTGCAGGCAGGGAGATCTGCCTGAGCTACTTCCCTGTCAATTTTAAGTATGTGGAGAGGCAGCAGAGGTTGAAGGAGGATTACGGTTTTGTGTGTGATTGTGATCGCTGTAAAGTCGAGGCTAATTGGTCtgatgatgaggaagaaggGGAAGGGGAAATGAACCGTGATGTTGGTGATGATGATATGGATGAGGATGGTGATGACGAGGAGGGTGATTTGGAGACGACGGACAGTGGCATGGATAAAGAAGGTGAAGATGATAGCTTCCCTCACGCGTACTTCTTCATAAGATACATGTGCAGCGTGGACAACTGTGGGGGTACATTGGCCCCTGTGCCTCCGGTTGATGCTCGCCCCTCTACTGTCATGGAGTGCAATGTATGCGGCAGCTTCAGCAAATGTGAGGACTGA